The Candidatus Rokuibacteriota bacterium genome includes a window with the following:
- a CDS encoding M23 family metallopeptidase — MARSTFRFWFTIIVVPSLLVVGALGYLAWRQNVPGIRASLDPVPRWIGVKTPLAVDMRAARGGVRSMEIRLRQGSAKVVIVQQAFTGSPTNDQRVALQVTGSTLGLREGAATLEVLARDGFWRPIRVDDRPILTTQVTLDFTPPSLEVVAATRYWAQGGGGLVVLRSKGASRVAVTVGGLAFRAYPAGPPESNLFVDLVALPWNYEAGTPITAVAQDEAGNVTSRTVAVEVKARRFKTDTIEIKDEFLERKLPELLPERAGTIAAGDLLAAFLTVNRDKRKQAEEVKRALAGKTQPRPLWEGVFVQPRNTKVFSNFAETRTYRYHGQDVDTQIHFGYDLAAVQRGPVPAANSGVVVFAGPLSIYGDAVVVDHGLGLQTLYAHLSSIAVKEGDPVTKEQELGRTGSTGFALGDHLHYEVLINGVSVTPLEWWDANWIRDHVGRPLREASLPLIQSVTPAETRDDAGQAAARRRRAARSR; from the coding sequence GTGGCCCGCTCGACGTTCCGCTTCTGGTTCACCATCATCGTCGTCCCGTCGCTCCTCGTGGTCGGCGCCCTCGGGTACCTTGCATGGCGGCAGAACGTGCCCGGCATCCGCGCCAGCCTCGACCCCGTGCCGCGCTGGATCGGGGTCAAGACACCGCTGGCCGTGGACATGCGGGCCGCCAGGGGCGGCGTGCGCTCGATGGAGATCCGCCTGCGGCAGGGCTCCGCCAAAGTCGTGATCGTGCAGCAGGCCTTCACCGGCTCGCCGACGAACGACCAGCGCGTGGCCCTACAGGTCACCGGCTCGACCCTCGGCCTCCGCGAGGGCGCGGCAACGCTCGAGGTGCTGGCGCGCGACGGCTTCTGGCGGCCGATCCGCGTGGACGACCGGCCGATCCTGACCACGCAGGTGACGCTCGACTTCACGCCGCCCTCGCTCGAGGTGGTGGCCGCGACACGCTACTGGGCGCAGGGCGGCGGCGGCCTGGTCGTGCTGCGGTCCAAGGGCGCCTCACGCGTCGCCGTCACCGTCGGTGGGCTCGCCTTCCGCGCCTACCCCGCCGGGCCGCCCGAGTCCAACCTCTTCGTCGACCTGGTCGCCCTGCCCTGGAACTACGAGGCCGGGACACCCATCACGGCGGTCGCGCAGGACGAGGCCGGCAACGTCACCTCGCGCACCGTCGCCGTCGAGGTCAAGGCGCGGCGCTTCAAGACCGACACGATCGAGATCAAGGACGAGTTCCTCGAGCGCAAGCTGCCCGAGCTCCTGCCCGAGCGCGCCGGCACGATCGCGGCGGGCGATCTGCTTGCGGCTTTCCTTACCGTCAACCGCGACAAGCGCAAGCAGGCCGAGGAGGTCAAGCGCGCGCTGGCGGGCAAGACGCAGCCGCGCCCGCTCTGGGAAGGCGTCTTCGTCCAGCCGCGCAACACGAAGGTCTTCTCCAACTTCGCCGAGACACGGACGTACCGCTACCACGGCCAGGACGTGGACACGCAAATCCACTTCGGCTACGACCTGGCGGCGGTGCAACGCGGTCCGGTGCCCGCCGCCAACTCGGGCGTGGTGGTCTTCGCCGGGCCGCTGTCGATCTACGGGGATGCGGTCGTCGTGGACCACGGTCTCGGGCTCCAGACGCTCTACGCTCATCTCTCGTCGATCGCCGTGAAGGAAGGCGACCCGGTCACCAAGGAGCAGGAGCTCGGGCGGACGGGGAGCACGGGGTTCGCCTTGGGGGACCATCTCCACTACGAGGTGTTGATCAACGGCGTGTCGGTGACGCCGCTCGAGTGGTGGGACGCCAACTGGATTCGTGACCACGTCGGCCGGCCGCTCCGCGAGGCGAGCCTGCCGCTGATCCAATCCGTGACGCCGGCTGAAACGCGGGACGATGCGGGCCAGGCGGCGGCCCGCCGGCGCCGCGCCGCCCGCTCGCGCTAG
- a CDS encoding FAD-dependent oxidoreductase: MASRFPRLFAPGRIGGRAIKNRIIMAPMEKNLGTAEGAVTQRYIDYCEHRAAGGAGLILLESMYVDPAGKNHHLQLGIHDDGLIPGYRRLIEACHRHGALVGAELNFGGRQTSSAVTGRQPVAPSPVPCAVVTAGDTPRELTAEEIRALVDRFAEAARRAAAAGFDVVEVHGAHGYLVGQFLSPYANRRTDEYGGDFERRLRFPLEVIAAVREVVGAEVPVLYRLSADEHVPGGLTIDDVCEIVPRLERAGVDLFDVSAGIYESAVWIVQPMEMRPACLAPLSRRIRARATVPVSVAGRIGDASVAEAVLEAGDADFVTLGRALHADPDMPRKSLEGRLDEICSCVGCLTCSDLLGQNLPVLCLANTRTSREREYAVRPAARPQRVVVVGAGPAGLESARVAAERGHAVTVLERGGEPGGQLLLSRHVPGREDLAALVVYLAAAVARAGGEIRLGVEATEDVVRGEEPDVVIIATGARPGIPPIPGILDSPAVDLFQMLRRPLSGARRALVIGGGMLGVGAAHALAARGVLVWVVEPGGELSSELGVRPRWQYVAGLRGRANVTVHLNTTVEALWADGALLRSGGRAVELEGLDLVVSTRPRVAVNELAEALKTRAGGPPVFEVGDCVVPRTAFEAMQEGAALGHRL; this comes from the coding sequence GTGGCGTCCCGGTTCCCCCGCCTGTTCGCCCCGGGACGCATCGGCGGCCGCGCGATCAAGAACCGCATCATCATGGCGCCGATGGAGAAGAATCTGGGCACGGCCGAGGGCGCCGTGACGCAGCGCTATATCGACTACTGCGAGCATCGCGCGGCGGGCGGCGCGGGGCTCATCTTGCTCGAGTCCATGTATGTGGATCCCGCCGGGAAGAACCATCACCTCCAGCTCGGGATCCATGACGACGGGCTGATTCCCGGCTACCGCCGTCTCATCGAGGCCTGTCACCGCCACGGCGCGCTCGTGGGCGCGGAGCTGAACTTCGGCGGGCGCCAGACCTCGTCGGCGGTCACGGGGCGGCAGCCTGTCGCGCCGTCGCCGGTCCCGTGCGCCGTCGTCACCGCGGGGGATACGCCACGCGAGCTCACCGCGGAGGAGATCCGTGCGCTCGTCGACCGGTTCGCGGAAGCGGCCCGCCGCGCGGCGGCCGCGGGCTTCGACGTGGTGGAGGTGCACGGCGCCCACGGCTACCTGGTCGGCCAGTTCCTCTCGCCGTACGCGAACCGCCGCACCGACGAGTACGGCGGCGACTTCGAGCGGCGCCTGCGTTTCCCCCTCGAGGTCATCGCCGCCGTCCGGGAGGTCGTCGGCGCGGAGGTGCCGGTGCTCTATCGCCTCAGCGCGGACGAGCACGTGCCGGGCGGCCTCACGATCGACGACGTGTGTGAGATCGTGCCGCGCCTCGAGCGGGCCGGTGTCGACCTCTTCGACGTCTCCGCCGGCATCTACGAGTCCGCGGTCTGGATCGTCCAGCCGATGGAGATGCGGCCCGCGTGCCTGGCCCCGCTCAGCCGCCGCATCCGCGCGCGCGCGACGGTGCCCGTCAGCGTCGCGGGGCGGATCGGCGACGCGAGCGTGGCCGAGGCCGTGCTCGAGGCGGGCGATGCCGATTTCGTCACGCTCGGCCGCGCGCTCCACGCCGACCCCGACATGCCGCGCAAGAGCCTCGAGGGGCGGCTGGATGAGATCTGCTCCTGCGTGGGATGCCTCACGTGCAGCGACCTCCTCGGGCAGAACCTGCCGGTCCTCTGCCTGGCGAACACCCGCACGTCCCGCGAGCGGGAGTATGCGGTCCGGCCCGCCGCGCGGCCTCAGCGCGTGGTGGTCGTCGGGGCGGGGCCCGCCGGGCTCGAATCGGCGCGCGTCGCAGCCGAGCGCGGCCATGCCGTCACCGTCCTCGAGCGCGGCGGCGAGCCCGGCGGTCAGCTCCTGCTGAGCCGGCACGTGCCGGGCCGCGAGGACCTCGCCGCGCTCGTGGTCTACCTCGCCGCCGCCGTCGCGCGCGCCGGCGGCGAGATCCGGCTCGGCGTCGAGGCGACCGAGGACGTCGTCCGGGGGGAGGAGCCCGACGTCGTGATCATCGCGACCGGCGCGCGCCCCGGCATCCCGCCGATCCCCGGTATCCTCGACAGCCCGGCCGTCGATCTGTTTCAGATGCTCCGGCGCCCGCTGTCAGGGGCGCGGCGCGCCCTCGTGATCGGGGGCGGGATGCTGGGCGTGGGCGCCGCCCACGCGCTCGCGGCCCGTGGCGTCCTCGTCTGGGTGGTCGAGCCCGGCGGCGAGCTGTCGAGCGAGCTGGGCGTCCGCCCGCGGTGGCAGTACGTCGCCGGTCTCCGCGGCCGCGCGAACGTCACCGTGCATCTGAACACCACGGTCGAGGCGCTGTGGGCCGACGGCGCGCTCCTGCGCTCTGGAGGCCGCGCCGTCGAGCTCGAGGGCCTCGATCTCGTTGTCTCCACTCGCCCCCGGGTGGCCGTCAACGAGCTGGCCGAGGCGCTCAAGACGCGGGCGGGTGGGCCGCCCGTCTTCGAGGTGGGCGACTGCGTGGTCCCTCGCACCGCGTTCGAGGCGATGCAGGAGGGGGCGGCCCTGGGGCATCGGCTCTAG
- a CDS encoding cupin domain-containing protein, which yields MTKGKAKVMRMEEAFWELPPGHFQAFSKLLVHPTNADTRYFDFRISSYQPRGYAEVHSHEVAENLYYILKGRGVVELDGVRHLVEPHMVIHIPPGVRHGIFNTGLEDLVFLVVASPPSDMPVVEPGRSVKD from the coding sequence ATGACGAAAGGCAAGGCGAAGGTCATGCGGATGGAAGAAGCGTTCTGGGAGCTGCCGCCCGGGCACTTCCAGGCGTTCTCGAAGCTCCTCGTGCATCCCACGAACGCCGACACCCGGTACTTCGACTTCCGGATCTCGAGCTACCAGCCCCGCGGCTACGCCGAGGTCCATTCCCACGAGGTGGCGGAGAATCTCTACTACATCCTCAAGGGGCGCGGCGTCGTCGAGCTCGACGGCGTCCGGCACCTGGTCGAGCCGCACATGGTCATTCACATCCCTCCCGGCGTGCGCCACGGCATCTTCAACACGGGCCTGGAGGACCTCGTCTTTCTCGTGGTCGCCTCGCCGCCCTCCGACATGCCGGTCGTCGAGCCCGGCCGGAGCGTGAAGGACTGA
- a CDS encoding thiamine pyrophosphate-binding protein — protein MAAMRGADLIAEYLISEKVPYVFGLCGHGIVGLMDALGSRADRIKMIGVHHEQVAGYMADAYYRIAHRPVATFTSCGPGSVNLVIALACAMMDSSALVAITGNVPTTQFNRGPFQETYRHHQADFSSVVRPYVKRSFQVPRPEMLPLVLRQAFKTAATGRPGPVNVDVPLDVFVEETTAPLPAPDLWWHAIDRRSGPSPEIARRAFDLLAGAERPAILVGNGAALSEAAPEIRRLAETLGVPVANTPQGAGIMPADHPLALGVVGRNGTYPANQATRQADVLLALGARFDDRVSSGWIPGYTFTIPPTKLVQVDIDPEEIGRNYPVHLGVTADVKTFVQAVLALAEARGGAGGREPWLGQVAAWQRNWVEYNERRYRPDAVPVQPEHVVRTLRKVVPRDGIIAVDVGVHHNWVVQQWPAYLPQTLLQSWGFAAMGFAVGGVLGAKLAAPDRCAVAVCGDGGFLMTSHAVATAVEYGIPATWVVWNNYGYASIRDLQRGAFGKETTTMFTRQQTGEPFSPDYAALARACGAEGIRVTAPGELGDALAAAVRSDRPTVVDVVVDPSAGPIATGTWQLPPLAHPEPNYPALAAGIQKDMT, from the coding sequence ATGGCAGCAATGCGCGGAGCCGATTTGATCGCGGAGTATCTCATCAGCGAGAAAGTGCCGTACGTGTTCGGGCTGTGCGGGCACGGGATCGTGGGCCTCATGGACGCCCTCGGGAGCCGGGCGGACCGGATCAAGATGATCGGCGTCCACCACGAGCAGGTCGCCGGCTACATGGCCGACGCCTACTATCGGATCGCGCACCGGCCGGTGGCGACCTTCACGTCGTGCGGCCCGGGGTCGGTGAACCTCGTCATCGCGCTCGCCTGCGCCATGATGGACTCGTCGGCGCTCGTGGCGATCACCGGCAACGTGCCGACCACCCAGTTCAACCGCGGCCCGTTCCAGGAGACGTACCGCCACCATCAGGCGGACTTTTCCTCCGTGGTGCGCCCGTACGTGAAGCGCAGCTTCCAGGTGCCGCGCCCCGAGATGCTCCCGCTCGTCCTGCGGCAGGCGTTCAAGACCGCCGCGACGGGCCGGCCGGGGCCCGTCAATGTCGACGTCCCGCTCGACGTCTTCGTCGAGGAAACCACCGCCCCACTGCCGGCGCCCGACCTATGGTGGCACGCGATCGACCGCCGCTCCGGCCCGTCGCCCGAAATCGCGCGCCGGGCATTCGACCTGCTCGCGGGGGCCGAGCGGCCCGCGATCCTCGTCGGCAACGGCGCCGCGCTGTCCGAAGCGGCGCCGGAGATCCGCCGGCTCGCCGAGACGCTCGGCGTGCCCGTCGCCAATACGCCCCAGGGAGCCGGCATCATGCCGGCGGACCATCCGCTGGCGCTCGGCGTTGTCGGGCGCAACGGCACCTACCCCGCGAACCAGGCGACTCGTCAGGCCGACGTCCTGCTGGCGCTCGGCGCGCGCTTCGACGACCGCGTGAGCAGCGGCTGGATCCCGGGCTACACGTTCACGATCCCGCCCACGAAGCTCGTCCAGGTGGACATCGACCCGGAGGAGATCGGCAGGAACTACCCCGTGCACCTCGGCGTGACCGCGGACGTGAAGACGTTCGTCCAGGCGGTGCTGGCGCTGGCGGAGGCGCGCGGCGGCGCCGGCGGCCGCGAGCCGTGGCTCGGCCAGGTCGCCGCGTGGCAGCGGAACTGGGTCGAGTACAACGAGCGCCGCTACCGCCCCGACGCCGTCCCGGTGCAGCCGGAGCACGTCGTCCGCACCCTGCGGAAGGTCGTGCCGCGGGACGGCATCATCGCCGTGGACGTCGGCGTGCATCACAACTGGGTCGTTCAGCAGTGGCCGGCCTATCTGCCGCAGACGCTCCTGCAGTCCTGGGGCTTCGCCGCCATGGGCTTCGCCGTGGGCGGCGTGCTCGGCGCGAAGCTCGCCGCTCCGGACCGGTGCGCCGTCGCCGTGTGCGGGGACGGCGGGTTTCTCATGACCTCCCACGCCGTCGCCACCGCGGTGGAGTACGGCATCCCGGCGACGTGGGTCGTCTGGAACAACTACGGCTACGCGTCCATCCGGGACCTGCAGCGCGGGGCCTTCGGCAAGGAGACGACGACGATGTTCACCCGCCAGCAGACCGGCGAGCCCTTCTCGCCGGACTACGCGGCGCTCGCGCGCGCCTGCGGCGCCGAGGGCATCCGCGTGACGGCGCCGGGCGAGCTCGGAGACGCGCTGGCCGCCGCCGTCCGCTCCGACCGGCCGACCGTGGTGGACGTCGTCGTGGACCCGAGCGCGGGGCCGATCGCAACCGGCACCTGGCAACTGCCGCCGTTGGCGCACCCCGAGCCGAACTACCCGGCGCTCGCGGCCGGAATCCAAAAGGACATGACATGA
- a CDS encoding DUF1847 domain-containing protein translates to MSYESPGCAYCPPSVRACRHGESETRGPGFCPSKVDEEGIERAWERYEDPEVRRVAYASALVESAGYCRWTRVEEICAFAREMGFTRIGIATCISMVDLARTLSGILESHGFEVASAACKNGGVPKERLGLRDEDKIHPGTYEAMCNPLAQAELLNDAGCELNIVLGLCVGHDSLFFKHSKGLATTLVAKDRVLAHNPVGALQLADTCFQRVWGPLRPTEAPKLPVEGRD, encoded by the coding sequence ATGAGCTACGAGAGCCCCGGGTGCGCCTACTGCCCGCCCTCCGTCCGCGCCTGCCGCCACGGCGAATCGGAGACCCGCGGGCCCGGCTTCTGCCCTTCGAAGGTGGACGAGGAGGGCATCGAGCGGGCATGGGAGCGGTACGAGGACCCCGAGGTGCGCCGCGTCGCCTACGCCTCGGCGCTGGTGGAGAGCGCGGGATACTGCCGCTGGACGCGCGTGGAGGAGATCTGCGCCTTCGCACGGGAGATGGGGTTCACCAGGATCGGCATCGCGACCTGCATCAGCATGGTGGACCTGGCGCGGACGCTCAGCGGCATCCTCGAGAGCCACGGGTTCGAGGTCGCGTCGGCGGCATGCAAGAACGGGGGCGTGCCGAAGGAGCGGCTCGGTCTGCGAGACGAGGACAAGATCCACCCCGGCACCTACGAGGCCATGTGCAACCCGCTCGCACAGGCGGAGCTGCTCAATGACGCCGGCTGCGAGCTGAACATCGTACTCGGGCTGTGCGTGGGACACGACAGCCTCTTCTTCAAGCACTCCAAGGGGCTGGCCACGACGCTTGTGGCCAAAGACCGCGTGCTGGCCCACAACCCGGTCGGCGCGCTCCAGCTGGCCGACACGTGCTTCCAGCGCGTCTGGGGGCCGCTCCGGCCCACGGAGGCGCCGAAGCTGCCCGTCGAGGGACGCGACTAG
- a CDS encoding caspase family protein, giving the protein MKTTPARLAPFILSLLLLCPGPAPAQPKPRAERPTYTLGEKWIRSDGLYELIRVEKDRYVFSARPKWEIHLSKDLGIARIQRGDGIIEFTHPIDLKWPLEVGQTGSQKTAWQTPSTSGRWPPIGVTWKVDSYEDVKVFAGTFKAFRILMTITRQDRSQLQNTLWYAPEARQFVKMDGATGLLKFQIAGLDRPTAGPIQFALEGLPERDRIGVDGFTIGGKVMAGKGLTTVTVTVNGAEVATRDERSAPKPEIALNVPIKLREGKNVVIVTATDADGTSRQEARGVLYLPPGGSAVAGLPGGGPPSEGRPGPPSFPNRPGGQARPGFPGAARPGGEPPAQPQPPQAQAPQPPQPQPPQPPSPPPRPPQVAAVPPAPAPAVVPLQVTLSSPTEQARVEQETVALAGLASGGKQVRRVVVSVNGVEVSRQDPGAPSVAVNLPLKLREGPNTVVVTATDADGVTQQEVRTVHYEKPAPLDLSFRYPEDRSRVTEDSSVVAAVVTSSKGIAKVTVQLNGVEVHQQGAKTPQRSVAVSAPIVLKEGANAIVLTATEAGGAVRQEVRTVIYDKPKPVAAAAAGAAAPPPPTVKHDSWAVIIGVGRYQSTDIPSLRYTVADADSLYQILVGPGGFRKEHVLLITDKTEKTPTLRNIKWALGTFLARSAKKDDTVVIFFAGHGAPEIDQRGVERDGLAKYLIPSDADPDDLYSTALPMDEMQTIFGRVEAERMVVFLDACYSGAAGGRTFSSKKTRAANLDDQFLERLTRSKGRAIITASRPSEVSIELPELGHGIFTYYLVQGLKGAADLNKDGIITVQELYEYVEQQVSAKSRSVGGNQHPVMKGEMEGALPLVKVR; this is encoded by the coding sequence ATGAAGACGACCCCGGCCCGGCTCGCTCCGTTCATCCTCTCGCTGCTCCTCCTCTGCCCGGGGCCCGCCCCGGCGCAGCCCAAGCCGCGGGCCGAGCGGCCGACCTATACGCTCGGGGAGAAGTGGATCCGCAGCGACGGGCTCTACGAGCTGATCCGGGTGGAGAAGGACCGCTACGTCTTCTCCGCGCGGCCGAAGTGGGAGATCCACCTCAGCAAGGACCTCGGCATTGCGCGCATCCAGCGCGGCGACGGCATCATCGAGTTCACCCACCCGATCGATCTCAAGTGGCCGCTCGAAGTTGGCCAGACGGGCTCCCAGAAGACGGCCTGGCAGACCCCGAGCACCTCGGGTCGCTGGCCCCCTATCGGGGTCACCTGGAAGGTCGACAGCTACGAGGACGTGAAGGTTTTCGCGGGCACCTTCAAGGCCTTCCGCATCCTCATGACGATCACACGCCAGGACCGCAGCCAGCTCCAGAACACTCTTTGGTACGCGCCCGAGGCGCGACAGTTCGTCAAGATGGATGGGGCGACAGGCCTCCTCAAGTTCCAGATCGCCGGCCTCGACCGCCCGACGGCGGGGCCGATCCAGTTCGCGCTGGAAGGACTGCCCGAGAGGGACCGCATCGGCGTGGACGGCTTCACCATCGGCGGCAAGGTGATGGCGGGCAAGGGGCTGACGACGGTGACCGTCACGGTCAACGGCGCCGAGGTGGCGACGCGCGACGAGCGGAGCGCGCCCAAACCCGAGATCGCGCTCAACGTGCCCATCAAGCTCCGCGAGGGCAAGAACGTCGTCATCGTCACGGCCACGGATGCCGATGGCACGAGCCGGCAGGAGGCCCGCGGCGTCCTTTATCTCCCGCCCGGAGGCTCCGCCGTTGCGGGCTTGCCGGGCGGCGGGCCGCCGTCTGAGGGTCGTCCGGGTCCGCCTTCATTCCCGAATCGGCCGGGCGGCCAGGCCCGTCCGGGCTTCCCCGGCGCCGCGCGTCCCGGCGGAGAGCCCCCTGCCCAGCCGCAGCCGCCGCAGGCGCAGGCGCCGCAGCCGCCGCAGCCGCAGCCGCCCCAGCCGCCGTCGCCGCCCCCTCGGCCGCCTCAGGTAGCCGCCGTGCCACCGGCGCCCGCGCCCGCCGTCGTCCCGCTCCAGGTGACGCTGTCGTCCCCGACCGAGCAGGCCCGCGTCGAGCAGGAGACGGTGGCCCTGGCCGGGCTGGCCTCGGGCGGCAAGCAGGTGCGCCGCGTCGTCGTCAGCGTCAACGGGGTCGAGGTCTCCCGCCAGGACCCCGGCGCGCCGTCCGTTGCGGTCAACTTGCCGCTGAAGCTTCGGGAAGGCCCGAACACCGTCGTCGTCACGGCGACCGATGCCGACGGCGTCACCCAGCAGGAAGTGCGCACGGTGCACTACGAGAAGCCCGCGCCGCTGGATCTCTCGTTCCGCTATCCCGAGGACCGCTCGCGGGTCACGGAAGACTCGAGCGTGGTCGCGGCCGTGGTGACGTCGAGCAAGGGCATCGCCAAGGTCACGGTGCAGCTCAACGGCGTGGAGGTCCACCAGCAGGGCGCCAAGACGCCCCAGCGCTCCGTGGCGGTGAGCGCGCCCATCGTGCTCAAGGAGGGCGCCAACGCGATCGTCCTGACCGCCACGGAGGCGGGCGGCGCGGTCCGGCAGGAGGTGCGCACTGTCATCTACGACAAACCCAAGCCGGTCGCCGCAGCCGCGGCGGGGGCAGCCGCACCTCCGCCGCCCACGGTGAAGCACGACAGTTGGGCGGTCATCATCGGCGTGGGGCGCTACCAGAGCACGGACATTCCCTCCCTGCGTTACACGGTCGCCGACGCGGACTCGCTCTACCAGATCCTGGTCGGGCCCGGCGGATTCAGGAAGGAGCACGTGCTCCTCATCACCGACAAGACGGAGAAGACGCCGACGCTCCGGAACATCAAGTGGGCGCTCGGGACCTTCCTGGCGCGCTCGGCGAAGAAGGACGACACCGTGGTGATCTTCTTTGCCGGGCACGGCGCGCCGGAGATCGACCAGCGCGGCGTCGAGCGCGACGGCTTGGCGAAGTACCTGATCCCCTCGGACGCCGACCCCGACGACCTCTACTCGACGGCGCTCCCCATGGACGAGATGCAGACGATCTTCGGGCGGGTCGAGGCCGAGCGCATGGTGGTCTTCCTCGACGCCTGCTACAGCGGCGCGGCCGGCGGCCGGACCTTCAGCTCGAAGAAGACGCGGGCGGCCAACCTCGACGACCAGTTTCTCGAGCGGCTGACGCGCTCCAAGGGGCGGGCCATCATCACGGCGTCGCGGCCGTCGGAGGTCTCCATCGAGCTGCCCGAGCTCGGCCACGGCATCTTCACGTACTACCTCGTCCAGGGGCTCAAGGGCGCCGCCGACCTCAACAAGGACGGCATCATCACGGTCCAGGAGCTGTACGAGTACGTCGAGCAGCAGGTGTCGGCGAAGTCGCGCTCGGTGGGCGGCAACCAGCACCCCGTCATGAAGGGCGAGATGGAAGGCGCGCTGCCGTTGGTGAAGGTCCGCTAG
- a CDS encoding adenylate/guanylate cyclase domain-containing protein — protein sequence MNVGRWWRQRRARLLQLWAVGLVAACAVTGASAMGYLESLQARALDLLIYLQSPRQPSGLVIVAIDDAAFDALGRRQPLPRDYLARVLRGVTRAGAVAVGFDISLRTAGAPQADRALARAIVDFGARGERRLVVAGTSLPERGPLADRAVARLVVPSAPDVPVDADAVVRRVSLQVGRAPAFAAAVANVPVPDGATVYRINFIGPAGSFLTIPSDAVAAIGDLGVDIAGDNPLRGRIVLLGGTFADGRDVHRTPYGFMPGVEIQANIVHMLVTGSLVRPAGWLAGFAVQLIAVLLAGLVMVAVRPLWGTVVCLAGALLLGVPASYVAFSRGGYWVDFLLPVAVTSLLGVGADVLARRRLRDALGRYVSPEVAARVERNPAELAGERRQVSILFTDLRGFTTLSERMAPTLMAERLTEYFDAMTATIFARRGMVNDFIGDAILAVFGAPLDDPEHARHAIESALAMGETLAGLNRRWQAEGLPPLRMGLGIHTGEVFAGNVGRAGKVKYAVVGDTVNLASRVEGLNKELGTTMLVTEAAYRAAGLDLAVNDRGPISVKGREEPVRVYEVIGLRPAAGD from the coding sequence ATGAACGTCGGCAGGTGGTGGAGGCAGCGCCGCGCGCGCCTGCTCCAGCTGTGGGCGGTGGGGCTCGTGGCCGCCTGCGCCGTCACGGGCGCCTCGGCCATGGGCTACCTCGAGTCGCTGCAGGCCCGCGCCCTCGACCTCCTGATCTACCTCCAGAGCCCGCGCCAGCCGTCGGGTCTCGTCATCGTCGCGATCGACGATGCGGCCTTCGACGCGCTCGGGCGCCGCCAGCCGCTGCCGCGCGACTACCTGGCGCGCGTGCTTCGCGGCGTCACGCGGGCGGGCGCCGTCGCGGTCGGGTTCGACATCTCGCTGCGCACCGCGGGCGCGCCGCAGGCCGACCGCGCGCTTGCCCGCGCCATTGTCGACTTCGGGGCGCGCGGCGAGCGCCGGCTCGTCGTCGCAGGCACGTCGCTGCCGGAGCGCGGTCCGCTCGCGGATCGCGCCGTGGCGCGGCTCGTGGTCCCGAGCGCGCCCGACGTCCCCGTGGACGCCGACGCCGTCGTCAGGCGGGTCTCCCTTCAGGTGGGCCGCGCGCCCGCTTTCGCCGCCGCCGTCGCGAACGTGCCGGTTCCCGACGGCGCGACGGTGTACCGGATCAACTTCATCGGTCCGGCGGGCAGCTTCCTCACCATTCCCTCGGACGCCGTGGCGGCGATCGGCGACCTGGGTGTGGATATTGCGGGTGACAATCCGTTGAGAGGCCGCATCGTGCTGCTCGGCGGCACCTTCGCCGACGGGCGGGACGTGCACCGGACGCCCTACGGCTTCATGCCCGGCGTGGAGATCCAGGCCAACATCGTGCACATGCTGGTGACGGGGAGCCTCGTCCGCCCAGCCGGGTGGCTCGCGGGGTTCGCCGTGCAGCTGATCGCGGTCCTGCTGGCCGGCCTCGTCATGGTCGCCGTCCGCCCGCTCTGGGGCACCGTGGTCTGCCTGGCCGGCGCGCTTCTCCTGGGCGTGCCGGCCAGCTACGTGGCCTTCAGCCGCGGCGGCTACTGGGTGGACTTCCTCTTGCCCGTGGCGGTGACCTCGCTCCTCGGCGTGGGCGCGGATGTGCTCGCGAGGCGGCGGCTGCGCGATGCCCTCGGCCGCTACGTCAGCCCGGAAGTCGCCGCGCGCGTCGAGCGCAATCCCGCCGAGCTCGCGGGCGAGCGCCGCCAGGTGTCCATCCTCTTCACCGACCTGCGCGGTTTCACGACGTTGTCGGAGCGCATGGCGCCTACGCTGATGGCGGAGCGGCTGACCGAATATTTCGACGCCATGACGGCGACCATCTTCGCCCGTCGCGGCATGGTCAACGACTTCATCGGCGATGCCATCCTCGCCGTCTTCGGCGCCCCGCTCGACGACCCGGAGCACGCGCGCCACGCCATCGAGAGCGCTCTCGCGATGGGCGAGACACTGGCAGGGCTCAACCGGCGCTGGCAGGCCGAGGGGCTGCCGCCGCTCCGCATGGGGTTGGGCATCCACACGGGCGAGGTTTTCGCGGGGAATGTGGGCCGGGCAGGCAAGGTGAAGTACGCTGTGGTAGGCGATACCGTTAACCTGGCCTCGCGCGTGGAAGGCTTGAACAAGGAGCTGGGAACGACGATGCTGGTGACTGAGGCCGCCTACCGGGCGGCGGGGCTGGATCTCGCGGTAAACGACCGCGGCCCGATCAGCGTCAAGGGAAGAGAGGAGCCCGTGCGGGTCTACGAAGTCATCGGACTGAGACCCGCCGCGGGGGACTGA